One Acetobacterium sp. KB-1 DNA segment encodes these proteins:
- a CDS encoding diguanylate cyclase translates to MPNLDFVIARKIQTLTYYLGAPLILLFFRAILPDYFDLRIIKTVMILSIAYTAVVIMAPTNIYTAINPLYQIWTIILIIYLFAMLLKIAGHKEKNSILIVLGGLIMITTVLIDTITLSPWINDSWPPLLMMIFQGDANSSTGQLIFAVLYSLLLAKNFSESLEYRTSMGEKLSEINDHLDDLVATRTRELTTANQKVEQQNFELEQINHELQRLSLRDPLTELWNRRKYDETIVLEWQRCLRQQRPISLLFIDVDYFKNYNDLYGHVAGDATLIKIGDTLRTALSRPTDMVVRYGGEEFIVLLSEIKKDEAIKNANRLRKKIEALAILHEGSIIKNCITISIGVATLLPDHHCHHEDLVKIADKALYLAKSTGRNQVVYLDK, encoded by the coding sequence ATGCCCAATCTTGACTTTGTAATTGCGCGCAAAATACAGACTCTGACCTACTATTTGGGAGCACCCCTGATTTTATTGTTTTTCAGAGCCATTTTACCCGACTATTTCGATCTCAGAATTATCAAAACGGTGATGATTCTGAGTATTGCCTATACCGCAGTCGTAATCATGGCACCCACCAATATTTATACTGCCATCAACCCATTGTACCAGATCTGGACCATTATTCTGATTATCTATCTCTTTGCCATGCTATTAAAAATCGCCGGGCACAAAGAAAAAAATAGTATCCTAATTGTATTAGGTGGTCTGATCATGATCACCACCGTTCTTATTGATACCATTACCCTAAGTCCCTGGATTAATGACAGTTGGCCACCCTTGTTAATGATGATTTTCCAGGGCGATGCTAACTCTTCCACCGGACAATTAATCTTTGCTGTTCTTTACTCCTTGTTGTTAGCTAAAAACTTTTCAGAATCCCTGGAATATCGAACCAGCATGGGTGAAAAACTCAGCGAAATAAATGATCATCTGGATGATCTGGTCGCAACACGAACCCGAGAGTTGACCACTGCCAATCAAAAAGTAGAACAGCAGAATTTCGAACTGGAGCAGATCAATCACGAATTGCAGCGACTTTCCCTACGCGATCCCCTGACGGAACTATGGAACCGACGAAAATATGATGAAACCATTGTCCTGGAATGGCAGCGCTGCTTAAGACAACAACGACCCATTTCGTTACTGTTTATTGACGTGGATTATTTTAAAAACTATAACGATTTATATGGCCATGTGGCCGGCGATGCAACCCTGATTAAAATCGGTGATACCCTTCGGACAGCCTTGTCCCGTCCCACTGATATGGTCGTTCGTTACGGTGGCGAAGAGTTTATCGTGCTTCTTTCGGAAATCAAAAAAGATGAAGCCATCAAAAATGCCAATCGCTTACGTAAAAAAATTGAAGCGCTCGCGATTCTCCATGAGGGATCTATCATCAAAAATTGTATCACCATCAGCATCGGCGTTGCCACCCTTCTTCCCGATCATCATTGTCACCATGAAGATCTGGTCAAAATTGCCGACAAAGCCCTCTATCTTGCTAAATCAACGGGCCGCAACCAGGTTGTTTATCTGGATAAATAA
- a CDS encoding 7TM diverse intracellular signaling domain-containing protein: MIKARLLLPTIILMLFLLGGCSAQPTEIGKKAENGLLDLTQYDLKNQIIPLDGDWAFYWNQLLEPNSIEKGALDGYFAFPSSWNKYEIDDKNIPGAGYATYQLTFTASENEILALKIPKVRTAYRLFVNGNLIATAGTLGISQNAMVPQYLPQIVSFAALPGDNEIVLQMSNFYMSSGGLLNSILLGGEAPLLALRYNGLAYNLFLFGALMMMGVYHLALFFFRKKDRAPLYFGLFCLLVAIRTLMIW; encoded by the coding sequence ATGATTAAAGCTCGTCTCTTATTACCGACGATCATCCTCATGCTTTTTTTGCTGGGAGGCTGCTCTGCACAACCAACTGAAATCGGAAAAAAAGCTGAAAACGGACTGCTTGATTTAACGCAATACGATCTAAAAAATCAAATCATTCCGCTGGATGGCGACTGGGCCTTTTACTGGAACCAGCTTCTGGAGCCAAACAGCATTGAAAAAGGTGCCCTTGATGGTTATTTCGCCTTTCCATCGTCCTGGAATAAATATGAAATCGATGATAAAAATATTCCCGGCGCTGGATATGCAACCTACCAACTGACCTTTACCGCTTCCGAAAATGAAATCCTGGCACTTAAGATTCCCAAGGTCCGTACCGCCTATCGACTCTTTGTCAATGGCAACCTGATCGCTACTGCCGGAACCTTAGGGATAAGCCAGAATGCCATGGTGCCACAATATCTACCCCAGATCGTCTCCTTTGCGGCGCTTCCAGGTGATAATGAGATTGTTCTTCAGATGTCCAATTTTTATATGTCCAGCGGCGGGCTGCTTAATAGTATCCTTCTTGGTGGTGAAGCACCACTGCTGGCTCTCCGCTATAATGGCCTTGCCTATAATCTTTTCCTTTTTGGAGCCCTGATGATGATGGGTGTTTATCATCTGGCTTTGTTTTTCTTCCGCAAAAAGGATCGGGCACCCCTGTATTTCGGGCTGTTCTGCCTACTGGTGGCAATCCGTACCCTAATGATTTGGTGA